The Desulfosporosinus acidiphilus SJ4 genome has a window encoding:
- a CDS encoding 4Fe-4S dicluster domain-containing protein: MTRKMVFVDTSKCTGCKACTVACKEWNELPAEKTHLVTSYQSQKDFTPKTWTYVTFTEKYEQQTMNFLMRKAQCFHCADPACLKACSSKAISQTESGFVVIDHAKCIGCGYCSENCPFGVPKVDQVLQKSFKCSGCIDRVENNLKPACSQTCQTGAIEFGEYSNLLGQAKKRLAVVQKTHPKAQLYGEKEMGGTTFLYLLLDRPEVYGLPANPTIPLSLTLWKDVVRPVGGIAVGGAAAAVVIGVFANLVKGAYRSKDD, from the coding sequence ATGACCAGAAAAATGGTGTTTGTGGATACATCGAAATGTACGGGATGCAAAGCCTGCACTGTCGCTTGCAAGGAATGGAATGAGCTTCCTGCCGAGAAGACTCATCTGGTTACTAGCTATCAATCTCAAAAAGACTTTACTCCGAAGACTTGGACATATGTAACTTTTACGGAAAAGTATGAACAGCAAACCATGAATTTCTTGATGCGCAAAGCACAATGTTTCCATTGTGCAGATCCGGCTTGCTTAAAAGCTTGTTCGTCTAAAGCTATAAGCCAGACAGAATCTGGGTTTGTTGTCATTGATCACGCAAAATGCATTGGCTGCGGCTATTGTTCAGAAAACTGTCCTTTTGGTGTTCCAAAGGTTGATCAAGTTCTTCAGAAGTCATTTAAATGCTCTGGGTGCATTGACCGAGTCGAGAACAATCTAAAACCTGCTTGTTCACAGACTTGTCAAACCGGTGCTATAGAGTTTGGAGAGTACTCGAACCTGTTGGGCCAAGCGAAAAAACGCCTCGCTGTGGTTCAGAAAACCCATCCTAAGGCACAGCTTTATGGAGAAAAGGAAATGGGCGGTACGACCTTTCTCTATCTGCTCTTGGATCGCCCCGAAGTATATGGCCTGCCAGCCAATCCGACGATTCCCCTTTCTCTTACACTGTGGAAAGATGTCGTCCGGCCTGTAGGCGGGATTGCAGTGGGTGGAGCCGCAGCTGCCGTGGTCATAGGCGTTTTTGCCAATTTAGTAAAAGGTGCCTATCGTTCTAAAGATGACTAA
- a CDS encoding formate dehydrogenase subunit gamma — protein sequence MGNSAQTKREGNQPQNSRKILRFTKGERISHWVHAIAFFLLLFTGLGILSPAFQPVMSVFGGIQIARLIHRGAAIVFVVIVGLMFVVGNPSHHWEWLKSVFKFTKSDWQHVKAFPKEFFGGHGDYPPQDKYNGGEKINSLITIFGSFFITVSGAVMWMAPWFPAGVVRWAYPVHDLSMFMMVAASLGHIYLGVLHPDSRAALPGMLNGYVSAKFARAHHAVWYDRVQKEQRF from the coding sequence ATGGGCAATAGCGCTCAAACAAAGAGAGAAGGAAATCAACCTCAAAACTCACGTAAAATACTGCGGTTTACCAAGGGTGAACGTATAAGTCACTGGGTTCATGCCATTGCCTTTTTTCTTTTGCTATTTACGGGCCTGGGAATTCTCAGTCCAGCCTTTCAACCCGTCATGAGTGTATTCGGGGGGATACAAATTGCCCGCTTGATACACCGGGGGGCTGCTATCGTTTTTGTCGTCATCGTGGGGCTGATGTTTGTGGTCGGAAATCCCAGTCACCATTGGGAATGGTTAAAATCCGTCTTTAAATTCACGAAGTCGGACTGGCAGCATGTCAAAGCCTTTCCTAAAGAGTTCTTTGGCGGACATGGTGATTATCCTCCTCAAGACAAATATAATGGGGGAGAAAAAATTAACTCCTTGATTACAATCTTTGGTTCTTTCTTTATTACTGTAAGCGGAGCCGTGATGTGGATGGCACCTTGGTTTCCGGCAGGAGTTGTTCGCTGGGCCTATCCGGTTCATGATTTATCAATGTTTATGATGGTCGCAGCTTCACTTGGACATATATATTTGGGAGTATTACATCCGGATTCGCGGGCCGCTTTACCGGGAATGCTGAATGGGTATGTATCAGCTAAGTTCGCCAGAGCTCACCACGCTGTATGGTATGACAGAGTTCAAAAGGAGCAAAGATTTTGA
- the fdhE gene encoding formate dehydrogenase accessory protein FdhE, which translates to MNTLNETNATVEENNLEEAYQTYRLLKEEIKEWQEERGSFWLQNLKITEAPPYYPLANLPADAIFELWVRLNRVMEEEVSDSDLKDAWQNLKAGRGIQKAWLQSTLQLALSGLAQLVRIMLNSRFEDNIQFRNSISEHEHESEENQNRCCPICGEKAVLSVLIPPHGKRFLHCIFCGQEWPVMRTGCILCGRDEASSQNYLRAKEYPGVELVTCESCGQFFKEFDLRLLTAEDLVWEDVRTLPLNYAGEHWVADHRTSVKTQ; encoded by the coding sequence ATGAATACGCTGAATGAAACGAATGCAACTGTTGAAGAGAATAATTTGGAGGAAGCTTATCAGACCTATAGGTTACTTAAGGAAGAGATTAAAGAATGGCAGGAGGAACGAGGATCATTTTGGTTGCAAAACCTAAAAATAACTGAGGCTCCGCCTTACTATCCCTTGGCAAATCTGCCAGCAGATGCGATATTTGAACTTTGGGTGAGATTAAATCGAGTCATGGAAGAGGAAGTCTCTGATTCAGATTTAAAAGATGCTTGGCAAAATCTTAAAGCGGGACGAGGGATACAAAAAGCTTGGCTGCAAAGCACCCTCCAATTAGCGCTGAGTGGATTAGCTCAGTTAGTCCGGATAATGTTAAATTCCAGGTTTGAGGATAACATACAGTTCCGTAACTCAATCAGTGAGCATGAGCATGAGAGTGAGGAAAATCAAAATAGGTGTTGTCCTATCTGTGGTGAGAAAGCTGTACTTTCAGTGCTTATACCGCCCCATGGAAAACGCTTTTTACACTGCATTTTCTGTGGCCAGGAATGGCCAGTCATGAGGACTGGATGTATTTTGTGCGGCCGGGATGAAGCTAGTTCGCAAAACTATTTGCGGGCTAAAGAATATCCAGGCGTTGAATTAGTAACTTGTGAAAGCTGCGGACAGTTTTTTAAAGAATTTGATTTAAGATTGCTGACTGCTGAAGATTTAGTTTGGGAAGACGTCAGAACCTTACCACTGAATTATGCAGGTGAACACTGGGTAGCTGACCATAGAACATCTGTAAAGACTCAATAG
- a CDS encoding peptide chain release factor 3, which produces MSQVNLISAISTRKTFAIISHPDAGKTTLTEKLLLFGGAIHEAGSVKARKAERYATSDWMELERQRGISITSSALQFKYQGYVINILDTPGHQDFSEDTYRTLTAADSAVMLIDAAKGIEAQTKKLFYVCRQRGIPIFTFVNKFDREAKDPLDLMDEVEKILGIEAYAMNWPIGMGQDFKGIYDRQSGMVERFISGIGKKSSTPPVSGNLSDPNVQEGIGQELLKQLHDEIDLLDLAGNAFSQERVDRGEVTPVFFGSALNNFGVPNFLQSFLKLAPAPQPRSTNMGILAPETNSFSGFIFKIQANMNAQHRDRIAFVRICSGRYERGMNVIHTRSHRRLRLAQPQQLFAQERTILDEAYAGDIIGVHDSGLLRIGDVLTEKDGLQFETMPFFSPENFARISIANALKRKQFIKGIQELQEEGAIHVFRDLHVGVEAPIIGVVGQLQFEVLEYRLREEYGVKVEIQHLPYEIVRWVDKVERNIKLLTESSMSTVVLDKDENYAVLLLDEWKAKWLSDRYEIEFLNQPKELTVS; this is translated from the coding sequence TTGAGCCAAGTAAACTTGATATCGGCAATAAGTACCCGAAAAACATTTGCCATTATATCCCATCCGGATGCCGGTAAAACTACGTTAACTGAAAAACTGCTTCTCTTCGGTGGCGCAATTCATGAGGCAGGTTCCGTCAAAGCTCGCAAAGCGGAACGTTATGCCACTTCAGATTGGATGGAACTCGAGCGCCAAAGAGGAATTTCCATCACTTCAAGTGCTCTCCAATTCAAATATCAGGGTTACGTTATTAATATTTTAGATACTCCAGGTCACCAAGACTTTAGCGAAGACACCTACCGTACATTAACTGCAGCTGATAGTGCGGTCATGTTAATCGATGCAGCCAAAGGAATTGAGGCCCAAACTAAGAAGTTGTTTTATGTCTGCCGGCAAAGAGGAATACCGATCTTTACATTTGTCAATAAATTTGATCGAGAGGCTAAAGATCCTCTCGATTTAATGGATGAAGTGGAAAAGATTTTAGGCATTGAAGCCTATGCTATGAATTGGCCAATCGGAATGGGCCAGGATTTTAAGGGGATCTATGATCGGCAATCCGGGATGGTTGAGCGGTTCATCTCAGGTATCGGCAAAAAAAGTTCAACACCGCCTGTTTCAGGGAATCTTAGCGATCCAAATGTTCAAGAAGGGATTGGACAAGAACTTCTTAAACAATTGCACGATGAGATTGATCTTTTAGATCTAGCGGGGAACGCTTTTTCACAAGAACGTGTTGACCGCGGTGAGGTAACCCCGGTGTTTTTTGGAAGTGCTCTCAATAATTTTGGAGTTCCGAACTTCCTGCAGAGTTTCTTGAAACTGGCGCCGGCACCACAGCCGAGAAGTACAAATATGGGAATATTAGCTCCAGAAACCAATAGTTTTTCGGGTTTTATTTTTAAAATTCAAGCCAATATGAATGCTCAGCACCGAGACCGGATTGCTTTCGTTCGGATATGTTCAGGACGGTATGAACGAGGGATGAATGTTATACACACTCGGTCACATCGCCGTCTTAGACTTGCCCAACCACAGCAGTTGTTCGCTCAGGAACGAACAATTCTCGACGAAGCTTATGCTGGGGATATTATTGGAGTTCACGACAGTGGTCTTTTGCGAATAGGGGATGTTTTAACAGAAAAAGACGGCCTTCAATTTGAAACAATGCCTTTTTTCAGTCCTGAAAATTTTGCCCGAATTAGTATTGCCAATGCTTTAAAACGAAAGCAATTTATTAAAGGTATCCAAGAGCTGCAGGAAGAGGGAGCAATTCACGTTTTTCGTGACTTGCACGTGGGAGTTGAAGCTCCAATTATCGGTGTGGTAGGACAATTGCAATTTGAAGTTTTAGAATACCGTTTACGGGAAGAGTATGGTGTTAAAGTTGAAATTCAACATCTTCCTTATGAAATTGTACGTTGGGTCGATAAGGTTGAAAGAAATATTAAACTATTAACCGAATCCAGTATGAGTACCGTAGTGTTAGATAAAGACGAAAACTATGCTGTATTACTCTTAGATGAATGGAAAGCAAAATGGCTTAGTGATCGTTATGAGATAGAGTTTTTAAATCAGCCTAAAGAACTTACTGTAAGCTAA
- a CDS encoding N-acetylmuramoyl-L-alanine amidase: protein MFHRPIILLIRKPILMSLIILLTVVIIATGTLKTTFSQSLKNKIIVIDPGHGGADPGAKNSGIKEKDVNLDISLRLRNSLEAKGCTVILTREIDKDFYDPGQYVGRSAKRTDLNRRVSLASSNNADVFISIHANSFPSRKTYGMETYYHQESLTGKILAEQIQEHLIKLQPDNTRKAKSGDYYLLNQTKMPAVIVEVGFMSNPRERKLLLTDGYRNSIAAAIADGIAGYFETPKDIREGIKNVSSQEGPTPIGKDSYNLYFSNISLDGLGAEKRVFNPTTWNKLNLTQKSDVILKNLIEGPTSPIYVGTLSPKTKIISLVLHNDIITVNFSKDIREDYFGSALEEDIAVKSIVWSLTQLPGVNGVNILIDGEFGDSIGGHVVFDHVLNPRS from the coding sequence ATGTTTCACCGTCCTATAATTCTATTAATACGCAAACCTATTCTTATGAGTTTGATAATATTGCTGACCGTAGTTATCATTGCAACTGGCACATTAAAGACAACCTTCTCCCAAAGTCTGAAAAATAAGATCATTGTCATTGATCCAGGTCATGGAGGCGCTGATCCTGGGGCGAAAAATTCAGGGATTAAAGAAAAGGACGTAAATTTGGATATATCACTTCGCTTACGCAATTCCTTGGAAGCAAAAGGCTGTACAGTTATTCTCACTCGTGAAATCGATAAGGATTTCTATGATCCCGGACAATATGTAGGCCGTTCAGCGAAGCGAACTGATTTAAATCGAAGAGTCAGTCTAGCATCTTCAAATAACGCAGACGTATTTATCAGTATCCATGCTAATAGTTTTCCCAGCCGAAAGACTTACGGAATGGAAACTTATTATCATCAAGAATCATTAACAGGAAAAATTTTAGCGGAACAAATTCAAGAACATCTGATTAAATTACAGCCCGATAATACCAGAAAAGCCAAGTCCGGCGATTATTACCTTTTGAATCAAACAAAAATGCCCGCAGTGATCGTAGAAGTGGGGTTTATGTCTAACCCGCGCGAACGAAAACTTCTATTAACAGATGGCTATCGGAACTCTATTGCAGCTGCAATTGCCGACGGCATAGCAGGCTACTTCGAAACTCCAAAAGATATACGAGAAGGAATAAAAAATGTGTCAAGCCAAGAAGGTCCAACACCCATTGGCAAAGACTCCTATAATTTATACTTTTCAAATATTAGTCTGGACGGTTTAGGCGCTGAAAAGCGAGTCTTCAATCCGACTACTTGGAATAAGCTCAACCTAACTCAAAAGTCAGATGTTATCCTAAAAAATCTTATCGAGGGACCAACTTCCCCTATCTATGTTGGCACTCTTTCACCAAAGACAAAAATTATTTCCCTGGTGTTGCATAATGATATAATCACCGTTAATTTCAGCAAGGATATCCGCGAGGACTACTTTGGCAGTGCTCTTGAAGAAGACATTGCCGTGAAATCTATTGTTTGGTCACTAACTCAATTGCCAGGAGTAAATGGAGTAAACATTTTAATTGACGGAGAATTCGGTGATTCAATCGGAGGTCATGTAGTTTTCGATCACGTCTTAAATCCTCGCTCTTAA